A single window of Zea mays cultivar B73 chromosome 10, Zm-B73-REFERENCE-NAM-5.0, whole genome shotgun sequence DNA harbors:
- the LOC100304291 gene encoding uncharacterized protein LOC100304291, whose product MIYTLAPAMASSASAGQGQGRRVEPVRAATGMGALPLDALYDILLRLPAKELCRLRSVCRPWRSLLSDPAFAAAHAARYPEPLIIVGYNYNDSAPPPESDERDWTKPRRYQCVISVMDLTGHVVKNLRVDGHIASMSLSLACVKRTGDGSCRLVNPATGAVHHVPEEDPPYGYSDRLCPFGQVASTREFKVLRKVSYSLNGNPRVLYEICTVAGTGRSNAQWRMIQDHPHRIDIDWRDKASVVIDGVVYFLSKNYASSSSSAGSEEQDWIASFDLDAERWRPNIRGPQSLTVVNNGNDNGLAVDEELSLTNLNGSLVIVHLQSPPCMNLWYLLDSEKGLWVRQYSIQVEEWDCSLSCFTPLIVLDDGRIVIHVEGSEMLEIYDPKTNKLSSVADTGVSSAVSVYTGTLLSLEW is encoded by the exons ATG ATCTATACCTTGGCACCAGCGATGGCGTCGTCGGCTTCCGCCGGGCAGGGGCAAGGCAGGCGCGTCGAGCCCGTCCGCGCCGCCACCGGCATGGGCGCTCTGCCCCTGGACGCCCTGTACGACATCCTGCTTCGCCTCCCGGCCAAGGAACTCTGCCGCCTCCGCTCGGTGTGCCGGCCGTGGCGCTCCCTGCTCTCCGACCCCGCGTTCGCCGCCGCCCACGCAGCACGCTACCCCGAGCCACTCATCATCGTCGGCTACAACTACAACGACAGTGCTCCCCCTCCAGAGAGCGACGAGCGTGACTGGACGAAACCAAGGAGGTACCAATGCGTCATCAGCGTGATGGATCTGACGGGACACGTGGTGAAGAACCTGCGCGTGGACGGCCACATCGCGAGCATGTCGCTCAGCCTCGCCTGCGTGAAGAGGACCGGAGACGGCAGCTGCCGGCTGGTGAACCCGGCCACGGGAGCCGTGCACCACGTGCCCGAAGAGGACCCGCCGTACGGCTACAGCGACAGGCTGTGCCCGTTTGGGCAGGTTGCCAGCACAAGGGAGTTCAAGGTGCTCCGGAAGGTTTCCTACTCGCTCAACGGCAACCCTCGTGTCCTCTACGAGATCTGCACCGTTGCCGGCACCGGCAGGAGCAATGCGCAGTGGAGGATGATTCAGGACCATCCGCACCGCATCGACATCGATTGGCGCGACAAGGCCAGCGTGGTCATCGACGGGGTTGTCTACTTCCTCAGCAAGAACTacgcgtcttcttcttcttctgctggatCTGAGGAGCAAGACTGGATAGCGTCGTTCGACCTTGACGCAGAGAGGTGGAGGCCGAATATCAGGGGACCCCAAAGCCTTACCGTCGTCAACAATGGAAACGACAACGGGCTGGCTGTTGACGAGGAGCTTTCGTTAACCAACCTGAATGGCTCACTGGTTATCGTCCATCTCCAATCTCCTCCCTGCATGAACCTCTGGTATCTGCTGGACTCAGAGAAGGGCCTCTGGGTCAGGCAGTACAGCATTCAGGTTGAAGAATGGGACTGCAGCCTCTCGTGCTTCACTCCATTGATCGTGCTAGACGATGGGAGGATCGTCATACATGTCGAAGGGTCGGAGATGTTGGAGATCTATGACCCCAAAACCAACAAGTTGTCCAGCGTCGCCGACACGGGTGTCAGCAGCGCAGTTAGTGTGTACACAGGAACCTTGCTCAGCTTAGAGTGGTGA
- the LOC100382083 gene encoding uncharacterized protein LOC100382083, translated as MASSFKPHAAPKRRALATFNIGALPLDLLVYEILLRLPAKLLCRLRTVCRLWRSILSDPHFAAAHAMRHPGPLIIAAIDERPDVHVNIMDLSGQILKQVRGVPGQRVVSTALDLVFVKKTDSSSSSYRFCNPFSGDVHYLPDQLLNPATGAVYQIPNSFAEEHIDFTSSFISQSRYLFGQVSSTGEYKVFRKLYHLSVQFGGRQLLEICTVNGSNHTGWRAVTPLEKNIQFGVFTSVVINGIIYSQCFDPHHSITYDCRATEEDLIITFDIETEKWGPFMRGPPISFSDAAAQVFNDLRLPPIKQLTLANLNGSLAVVHGPAPSMDIWILMDSGKGLWVKQYIIQFKEYASFQYVHPLVVLRDGRVVLYKEDMQLLQIYDPRTNTLTDSVEVCHFSAVALFGGNLLSL; from the coding sequence ATGGCGTCGTCGTTCAAGCCGCACGCCGCACCGAAGAGGCGCGCCCTCGCCACGTTCAACATCGGGGCTCTGCCCCTGGACCTCCTCGTGTACGAGATTCTGCTGCGCCTCCCCGCCAAGCTCCTCTGCCGACTGCGCACGGTGTGCCGGTTGTGGCGGTCCATCCTCTCTGACCCGCACTTCGCCGCGGCCCACGCCATGCGGCACCCGGGGCCGCTCATCATCGCCGCCATCGATGAGAGACCCGACGTGCACGTCAACATCATGGATCTGTCAGGGCAAATCTTAAAGCAGGTGCGCGGCGTGCCGGGTCAGAGAGTCGTGAGCACGGCCCTTGACCTCGTCTTTGTCAAGAAAACcgatagcagcagcagcagctaccGATTCTGCAACCCGTTTAGCGGAGACGTGCATTACTTACCAGATCAATTGCTCAACCCAGCAACTGGAGCTGTGTATCAAATACCAAACAGCTTCGCCGAAGAACACATAGATTTCACATCGAGCTTTATTTCACAGTCCAGATATCTGTTTGGTCAGGTTAGCAGCACAGGGGAATACAAGGTGTTCCGGAAGCTTTACCATCTTTCCGTTCAGTTTGGAGGCAGGCAGCTGCTCGAGATCTGCACAGTCAACGGTAGCAACCACACAGGGTGGAGGGCAGTCACGCCCCTCGAAAAAAACATTCAGTTTGGTGTGTTCACCAGTGTGGTAATTAATGGAATCATCTACTCCCAATGTTTTGATCCGCACCATTCTATCACTTATGATTGTCGAGCTACTGAGGAAGACTTGATAATTACATTTGACATTGAGACTGAGAAATGGGGGCCATTTATGCGAGGACCCCCCATCAGCTTTTCTGATGCTGCTGCTCAGGTGTTCAATGACCTTCGGCTTCCACCTATAAAGCAGCTAACATTAGCCAATCTGAATGGCTCTTTAGCTGTTGTGCATGGCCCAGCTCCCAGTATGGACATTTGGATTCTGATGGACTCTGGTAAGGGTCTCTGGGTCAAACAATACATCATACAGTTCAAAGAGTATGCCAGTTTTCAATATGTGCATCCATTGGTGGTATTACGTGACGGAAGGGTGGTCCTATATAAAGAAGACATGCAGCTTTTACAGATCTATGACCCAAGAACTAACACACTCACAGATTCCGTGGAGGTGTGCCATTTTTCTGCAGTTGCTTTGTTTGGAGGAAATCTACTGAGTTTATAA